One stretch of Zhihengliuella flava DNA includes these proteins:
- a CDS encoding DUF805 domain-containing protein, whose amino-acid sequence MSYPPFTSASRQEPPKHLPLYGASLTQAVARFFTKYAVFSGRASRSEYWWVQLASALLGLALSVVFTVVALGVGAGVGLTSSALGAYPDEGTAAGTLIGGATAGVVVLLYVGLLAIGLALLIPSIAVCVRRLHDAGFSGWWYLLNLIPGGSIAVLIFTIMPSVAEGARFDDPPFGYPHPFNAPYLYSGYTPPPSP is encoded by the coding sequence ATGAGCTACCCACCCTTTACTTCGGCCTCGCGGCAGGAGCCGCCGAAGCACCTGCCCCTCTACGGCGCCTCGCTGACGCAAGCCGTGGCCCGGTTCTTCACCAAGTACGCCGTCTTCTCCGGCCGCGCGAGCCGCAGCGAATACTGGTGGGTCCAGCTCGCCTCCGCGCTCCTCGGACTCGCCCTGTCCGTGGTCTTCACCGTGGTCGCGCTCGGCGTCGGGGCCGGGGTGGGCCTCACCTCCAGCGCGCTGGGCGCCTACCCGGACGAGGGCACGGCCGCCGGAACCCTCATCGGCGGGGCCACGGCCGGCGTCGTCGTCCTCCTGTACGTTGGCCTGCTCGCCATCGGACTCGCGCTGCTCATCCCGTCGATAGCCGTATGCGTTCGCCGGCTGCACGACGCCGGATTCTCCGGTTGGTGGTACCTGCTCAACCTGATCCCCGGCGGCTCGATCGCCGTGCTGATCTTCACGATCATGCCCTCCGTGGCCGAGGGCGCGCGGTTCGACGATCCGCCCTTCGGCTACCCGCACCCGTTCAACGCCCCGTACCTGTACTCGGGGTACACGCCGCCGCCCTCCCCCTGA
- a CDS encoding SDR family oxidoreductase yields the protein MKIALIGGHGKVALRAAPELVNRGHQVTSFYRNPEHTGDVNATGATAVVLDIASASQQELADAFEGHDAVVFSAGAGGGSAERTYAVDRDAAIRTMDAAEQAGVKRYVMVSFATADEKYLVPEDDSFYPYMASKIAADRHLRESNLDWTILGPGRLTLEEPSGEIEVLDEPGENTDTSRGNVALTIVQALLNDSTIGRTINYRDGSTPLVEVFAS from the coding sequence ATGAAGATCGCCCTCATCGGAGGACACGGCAAGGTGGCCCTGCGGGCCGCACCGGAGCTGGTCAACCGCGGACATCAGGTGACGTCCTTCTACCGCAACCCGGAGCACACGGGAGACGTGAACGCCACGGGTGCCACCGCCGTCGTGCTGGACATCGCCTCGGCGAGCCAGCAGGAGCTGGCGGACGCCTTCGAGGGACACGACGCCGTGGTGTTCTCCGCGGGCGCCGGCGGCGGGTCCGCCGAGCGCACGTACGCGGTGGACCGCGACGCCGCCATCCGCACCATGGACGCGGCGGAGCAGGCGGGCGTGAAGCGCTACGTCATGGTGTCCTTCGCGACTGCGGATGAGAAGTACTTGGTCCCCGAGGACGATTCGTTCTACCCGTACATGGCCTCCAAGATCGCCGCGGACCGCCACCTGCGGGAGTCGAATCTGGACTGGACCATTCTGGGCCCCGGCCGCCTCACGCTGGAGGAGCCGAGCGGGGAGATCGAGGTGCTGGACGAGCCGGGCGAGAACACCGACACCTCGCGCGGGAACGTGGCCCTGACCATTGTGCAGGCGCTGCTCAACGACTCCACGATCGGCCGCACCATCAACTACCGAGACGGCTCCACCCCGCTGGTGGAGGTCTTCGCCTCCTAG
- a CDS encoding YcnI family copper-binding membrane protein, with protein sequence MSTIFSQPAHRRPARAARSGAAAVVLAASAALVAAPAASAHVELEATTTAAGAYPTLTFAIGHGCEGSPTESVTIDFPEEIGSVKPTAKPGWDVEVATEGERHSVTYTADEPLPDELRDTVSVAALLPLDGEAGDVLTFDVTQTCTEGENLWNETSEDGAEPEYPAPQLTLTAAEEGGSHGSHGTTENADGDAAGAEEGGEHADHGGEASAAETSSADKQARMIATGGLVVGVLGVALATVALRRQQRGSGR encoded by the coding sequence ATGAGCACCATCTTTTCTCAGCCGGCCCACCGCCGCCCCGCCCGCGCCGCACGCTCAGGCGCTGCCGCCGTCGTTCTGGCCGCCAGCGCCGCCCTGGTGGCGGCCCCCGCGGCGAGCGCGCACGTAGAACTCGAGGCCACCACGACGGCGGCCGGCGCCTACCCCACCCTGACCTTCGCCATCGGCCACGGCTGCGAGGGCTCCCCCACGGAGTCCGTGACCATCGATTTCCCGGAGGAGATCGGCAGCGTCAAGCCGACGGCCAAGCCCGGCTGGGACGTGGAGGTCGCCACGGAGGGCGAGCGGCACAGCGTCACCTACACGGCCGACGAGCCGCTGCCGGACGAGCTGCGGGACACCGTCTCCGTGGCGGCGCTGCTGCCGCTGGACGGCGAGGCCGGAGACGTGCTGACCTTCGACGTCACGCAGACCTGCACCGAGGGCGAGAACCTCTGGAATGAAACCAGCGAGGACGGCGCGGAGCCGGAGTACCCGGCACCGCAGCTGACCCTGACCGCCGCCGAGGAGGGCGGCTCGCACGGCAGCCACGGCACCACGGAGAACGCTGACGGCGACGCGGCCGGCGCCGAGGAGGGCGGCGAGCACGCCGACCACGGTGGCGAGGCCAGCGCGGCGGAAACCTCCAGCGCGGATAAGCAGGCCCGGATGATTGCCACGGGCGGGCTCGTGGTCGGCGTCCTCGGCGTCGCCCTCGCCACGGTGGCGCTGCGGCGCCAGCAGCGCGGGTCCGGGCGGTGA
- a CDS encoding PepSY-associated TM helix domain-containing protein: MRSWIGPLARRLHFYAGLFIGPFILIAALTGATYAVMPTVEKALYTTELSAPAYQEAGTVQPLSQQIGVADEVMAGREGYALAAVRPAPELGTTTRIMYSHPDLEASESHAVFVDPVSLEVRGQETVYGTSGALPARTAISQFHRHLGLGEPGRLYSELAASWLWIVALGGLALWILGRASRRKKRASRPRGHRASRLHASLGVWALLGALFLSATGLTWSAHAGANVTDLRAALGWTTPSVSTGLPAAEAADPSSGGSVDSGGEALTTADTFDAVWAAGRDVNIDTDLVEIKPAAEAGSAWTVTEIQRHYPTKVDSVAVDPRTLEVVDQVDFADYSVPAKLARWGVDLHMGTLFGLANEVVLAGLALSFVALVILGYALWIKRGASGPGRAPRAGALTRAPWWGLVLVLGAAAGIGVFLPLFGLSLAAFVVVDGVLAWAPWRRDRRPTPSAELT; the protein is encoded by the coding sequence GTGAGGTCCTGGATCGGCCCGCTGGCGCGGCGCCTGCACTTCTACGCGGGGCTCTTCATCGGCCCCTTCATCCTCATCGCCGCACTGACCGGCGCCACGTACGCGGTCATGCCCACGGTGGAGAAGGCCCTGTACACCACAGAGCTCTCCGCCCCCGCATACCAGGAGGCGGGGACGGTGCAGCCGCTGTCCCAGCAGATCGGCGTCGCCGACGAGGTGATGGCGGGCCGCGAGGGGTACGCCCTCGCGGCGGTGCGGCCGGCCCCTGAGCTCGGCACCACCACGCGGATCATGTACAGCCACCCGGATCTGGAGGCCAGCGAATCCCACGCCGTGTTCGTCGACCCGGTCTCCCTAGAGGTGCGCGGTCAGGAAACGGTCTACGGCACCAGCGGCGCCCTGCCCGCCCGCACCGCGATCTCCCAGTTCCACCGGCACTTGGGGCTCGGCGAACCCGGGCGCCTGTATAGCGAGCTCGCCGCCAGCTGGCTGTGGATCGTGGCCCTCGGCGGCCTCGCCCTGTGGATTCTGGGCCGCGCCAGTCGGAGGAAGAAGCGGGCGTCGCGCCCGCGGGGCCACCGCGCGTCCCGCCTGCACGCCTCACTCGGCGTGTGGGCCCTCCTCGGCGCGTTGTTCCTCTCCGCCACCGGGCTGACGTGGTCCGCTCACGCCGGGGCCAACGTCACGGACCTGCGGGCGGCGCTGGGGTGGACGACGCCGTCGGTCTCCACCGGCCTGCCCGCCGCGGAGGCAGCCGACCCCTCAAGCGGCGGGTCCGTCGACTCCGGAGGCGAAGCACTCACGACGGCGGACACGTTCGACGCCGTGTGGGCCGCGGGCCGGGACGTCAACATCGACACGGACCTCGTGGAGATCAAGCCCGCCGCCGAGGCGGGGAGCGCGTGGACGGTCACGGAAATCCAGCGGCACTATCCGACGAAGGTGGACTCGGTAGCGGTCGATCCGCGCACCCTCGAGGTCGTGGATCAGGTGGACTTCGCGGACTACTCCGTCCCGGCCAAGCTGGCCCGGTGGGGCGTGGACCTGCACATGGGCACCCTGTTCGGCCTCGCCAATGAGGTGGTGCTGGCCGGCCTGGCCCTGTCCTTCGTGGCGCTCGTCATCCTGGGGTACGCCCTCTGGATCAAGCGGGGCGCCTCCGGTCCGGGGCGCGCGCCGCGGGCTGGAGCGCTCACGCGGGCACCGTGGTGGGGGCTCGTCCTCGTCCTCGGCGCCGCGGCCGGCATCGGCGTTTTCCTGCCCCTGTTCGGGCTGAGCTTGGCGGCATTCGTCGTCGTCGACGGCGTGCTGGCGTGGGCGCCGTGGCGCCGCGATCGGAGGCCAACGCCCAGCGCTGAGCTGACCTAA
- a CDS encoding TetR/AcrR family transcriptional regulator: MQSNESEPTRRELNRRQTERAIHDAAHGMAAEHGPAAVTVEAVAEAAGISRRTFFNYFASKEDAILGMRVPEVTEEAIAHFRTSTEDLLTRTVRLLATSLAASAISGTFARRRAIIQAHPALRERMIQHVSGVERSVADELVRVDGAASADHSVAAVGRHDDEGPPVTETSRALLLLAGAITRFAIASFQDSASDVNDVQELEAHLQHAMTLFRGLAATEPELRV; the protein is encoded by the coding sequence GTGCAAAGCAACGAATCTGAGCCGACGCGTCGCGAACTGAATCGCCGCCAGACGGAGCGGGCGATCCACGACGCGGCCCACGGGATGGCCGCCGAGCACGGCCCGGCCGCCGTGACCGTGGAGGCCGTCGCCGAGGCGGCGGGGATCTCCCGGCGCACCTTTTTCAACTACTTCGCCTCGAAAGAGGACGCGATCCTGGGCATGCGGGTGCCCGAGGTGACGGAGGAAGCCATCGCCCATTTCCGCACGTCCACTGAGGACTTGTTGACCCGGACGGTACGGCTATTGGCCACCTCGCTCGCCGCCTCGGCGATCAGCGGGACGTTCGCCCGGCGCCGCGCCATCATTCAGGCGCACCCGGCGCTGCGCGAGCGGATGATCCAGCACGTCTCCGGAGTGGAGCGCAGCGTCGCCGATGAGCTGGTGCGCGTCGACGGGGCGGCCTCGGCGGATCACTCCGTCGCCGCGGTGGGCCGGCACGACGACGAGGGCCCGCCGGTCACCGAAACTTCCCGGGCACTGCTGCTCTTGGCCGGGGCCATCACGCGCTTTGCCATCGCCAGCTTCCAAGACAGCGCGTCCGACGTGAACGACGTCCAGGAGCTCGAAGCGCACCTGCAGCACGCCATGACACTTTTCCGCGGCCTCGCCGCCACCGAACCGGAGTTGAGAGTATGA
- a CDS encoding HAD-IIA family hydrolase, which produces MTAKTPDWTERSVGNIDCWLTDMDGVLVHENQAIDGAAELIDGWRSRGQRFLVLTNNSIYTPRDLRARLASSGLDIPEENIWTSALATAEFLRRQSPGGRAYVIGEAGLTTALHDAGFIMTDRDPDFVVLGETRTYSFEAITRAIRLIESGARFISTNPDATGPSAEGLLPATGAIAALITSATNKQPYVVGKPNPMMFRSALNRIDAHSETTAMIGDRMDTDIIAGMEAGLLTVLVHSGITQQNDVAAFPFRPDLTYPSVKELGAELSAL; this is translated from the coding sequence ATGACCGCGAAGACCCCGGATTGGACCGAGCGCTCCGTCGGCAACATCGACTGCTGGCTGACCGACATGGACGGCGTCCTGGTCCACGAGAATCAGGCGATCGACGGCGCGGCCGAGCTGATCGACGGCTGGCGCAGCCGCGGCCAGCGCTTCTTGGTGCTGACCAACAATTCGATCTACACGCCGCGGGATCTGCGCGCCCGGCTGGCCTCTTCCGGCCTCGATATCCCGGAGGAGAACATCTGGACGTCGGCTCTGGCCACGGCGGAGTTCCTGCGCCGGCAGTCTCCGGGCGGGCGGGCCTACGTCATCGGCGAGGCGGGCCTGACCACGGCGCTGCACGACGCGGGCTTCATCATGACGGACCGGGACCCGGACTTTGTGGTGCTGGGCGAGACCCGCACCTACTCCTTTGAGGCGATCACCCGCGCCATCCGGCTGATCGAGTCGGGGGCGCGCTTTATCTCCACCAACCCGGACGCGACCGGCCCCTCCGCCGAGGGCCTGCTGCCCGCGACCGGCGCGATCGCCGCCCTCATCACCTCGGCCACCAACAAGCAGCCCTACGTGGTGGGCAAGCCGAACCCCATGATGTTCCGCTCGGCCCTGAACCGGATCGACGCGCATTCGGAGACCACGGCGATGATCGGCGACCGCATGGACACGGACATCATCGCCGGCATGGAGGCCGGACTGCTCACCGTCCTGGTGCACTCCGGGATCACGCAGCAGAACGACGTCGCCGCGTTCCCGTTCCGCCCGGACCTCACCTATCCGTCGGTGAAGGAACTCGGCGCCGAGCTCTCCGCGTTGTAG
- a CDS encoding fumarylacetoacetate hydrolase family protein — MKFATLRRPGSSATFAAVITDDGAHEVQGYDDVAGLLAADAETRRLACGAALEAKPAPAAPGDFAPVIPHPSKIFCVGLNYRNHAAETGNELPQYPTLFTKFADTLCGAGDSIEIPAEEHRIDWEGELAVVIGEGGRRIPASDAAAAIAGYAVANDVSMRGWQGRTSEWTQGKCWEASTPLGPYLVTADAFTPGGSLRTRVNGEVVQQDSTGDLIFTPEELVAYCSTLVTLRPGDLILTGTPAGVALGRKDPETGRRPWLAAGDVLETEIEGLGTQRNVFT; from the coding sequence ATGAAATTTGCCACCCTGCGCCGGCCGGGCTCGTCCGCCACCTTCGCCGCGGTCATCACCGACGACGGCGCCCACGAAGTTCAGGGGTACGACGACGTGGCGGGCCTGCTCGCCGCCGACGCCGAGACGCGCCGTTTGGCGTGCGGTGCGGCGCTGGAGGCGAAGCCGGCCCCGGCCGCACCGGGCGACTTCGCCCCCGTCATCCCGCACCCGTCCAAGATCTTCTGCGTCGGCCTCAACTACCGCAATCACGCGGCGGAAACGGGCAACGAGCTCCCGCAGTACCCCACCCTCTTCACCAAGTTTGCCGACACCCTCTGCGGCGCCGGTGACTCGATCGAGATTCCGGCCGAGGAACACCGGATCGACTGGGAAGGCGAGCTGGCCGTCGTCATCGGCGAGGGCGGGCGCCGGATCCCGGCCTCCGACGCCGCGGCCGCGATCGCCGGGTACGCGGTGGCCAACGACGTGTCGATGCGCGGCTGGCAGGGCCGGACCTCGGAGTGGACGCAGGGAAAGTGCTGGGAGGCCTCCACCCCGCTGGGACCCTACCTGGTCACCGCGGACGCGTTCACGCCCGGCGGCTCCTTGCGCACTCGGGTCAACGGCGAGGTGGTTCAGCAGGACTCAACGGGAGACCTCATCTTCACCCCGGAGGAGCTCGTGGCCTACTGCTCCACGCTCGTCACGCTCCGCCCGGGCGACTTGATCCTCACGGGCACCCCGGCCGGCGTCGCGCTGGGCCGTAAGGACCCGGAGACCGGTCGCCGCCCCTGGCTGGCGGCCGGCGACGTGCTGGAAACGGAGATCGAGGGCCTCGGCACCCAGCGCAACGTCTTCACCTAA
- a CDS encoding potassium channel family protein encodes MDATNAATPATVSRVARWERATEAPLIVLSLAFLIAYAWPVLDPELPRGTQVLLRTVNQVVWGVFALDFLLRVLLARRRLRYIGRHWYDVAMIAIPIFRPLRLLRVFRLLSSVGLVNRTSIYVASTALVCIFLGALAVLDAEQSAPGANITEFGDALWWAIVTSATVGYGDFYPVTGAGRAIAVVLMLSGIALLGSITAGVASWAVTSVEHQDTDAD; translated from the coding sequence ATGGACGCCACGAACGCCGCTACACCTGCCACCGTCTCGCGGGTCGCCCGCTGGGAGCGGGCCACCGAGGCGCCCCTGATCGTGCTCTCGCTCGCCTTCCTCATCGCCTACGCCTGGCCGGTGCTGGACCCCGAGCTGCCGCGCGGAACGCAGGTGCTGTTGCGCACGGTGAATCAGGTGGTGTGGGGCGTCTTCGCCCTCGACTTCCTCCTCCGCGTGCTGCTCGCTCGGCGGCGGCTGCGCTACATCGGCAGGCACTGGTACGACGTGGCCATGATTGCCATCCCGATCTTCCGGCCCCTGCGCCTGCTGCGGGTCTTCCGCCTGCTCAGCTCCGTTGGGCTGGTCAACCGGACCAGCATCTACGTCGCCTCCACCGCGCTCGTGTGCATTTTCTTGGGCGCCCTCGCCGTCCTCGACGCCGAACAGAGCGCGCCCGGCGCCAACATCACCGAGTTCGGCGACGCACTCTGGTGGGCGATTGTCACCAGCGCGACCGTGGGTTACGGCGACTTCTACCCCGTCACCGGCGCCGGGCGTGCCATCGCCGTCGTCCTCATGCTCAGCGGGATCGCCCTGCTGGGCTCGATCACCGCCGGCGTCGCCTCCTGGGCCGTGACCAGCGTGGAGCACCAGGACACGGACGCGGACTGA
- a CDS encoding MFS transporter — MPARAAGPGLLAALIGSVGIGTLLIYGLSATSDLVMSDLGLTEAQFGLLATTCFGCATLGNALLGRFADRQPDRTLMLAIFGLAAAALAVASLAQGLTALLIAAGLTGFAQSFPNGVTNRILIERVPARQRIGWTGIKQSGVQAAQLIASLAFPAVAVLWGWRGASALGVGLAVVLAALAVRSLGRTAILAPAPAPAPELAPAPAATPAAAGTTPSAGFVVWALAAFGFLNGLVVQATNVYVPLFAVRELGFSLVAGGATAAVAGAIGVTARIGWGRVMGRGVAAPALLLVLALTALAGAGAFFAAHVTGAAALLWLAVALHGASALGVSVVLMAALLRSIPAGSMASASGRVSAGMFAGFTLGPLIMGALLGSPGGFAAGWIAVAVAYAACAGLAGYLLVRRRRRLNG, encoded by the coding sequence GTGCCCGCACGGGCCGCCGGTCCGGGGCTGCTCGCGGCCTTAATCGGCTCCGTGGGCATCGGCACGCTGCTCATTTATGGGCTGAGCGCCACCAGCGACCTGGTGATGTCCGACCTCGGGCTGACCGAGGCGCAGTTCGGCCTGCTGGCCACCACGTGTTTTGGGTGCGCCACCCTCGGTAACGCGCTGCTGGGGCGGTTCGCGGACCGGCAGCCTGACCGCACGCTGATGCTCGCGATCTTTGGGCTCGCCGCGGCGGCCCTCGCGGTCGCGTCGCTCGCACAAGGATTGACGGCTTTGCTGATCGCCGCAGGCCTGACCGGGTTTGCCCAGTCCTTTCCGAACGGCGTCACGAACCGGATCCTGATCGAGCGTGTCCCCGCCCGCCAGCGCATCGGCTGGACCGGCATCAAGCAGTCCGGGGTGCAGGCGGCCCAGCTCATCGCCTCGCTGGCCTTTCCCGCCGTCGCGGTGTTGTGGGGCTGGCGCGGTGCCTCCGCGCTGGGCGTGGGCCTCGCCGTCGTCCTCGCCGCACTGGCCGTGCGGAGCCTCGGCCGCACCGCCATCCTGGCGCCGGCGCCGGCGCCGGCGCCGGAGCTGGCCCCCGCCCCAGCCGCGACGCCCGCCGCTGCGGGCACGACGCCGTCGGCCGGGTTTGTGGTGTGGGCGCTCGCGGCGTTCGGGTTCCTCAACGGGCTCGTCGTCCAGGCCACCAACGTCTACGTGCCCCTGTTCGCGGTGCGGGAGCTGGGCTTCTCCCTGGTGGCCGGTGGCGCCACGGCCGCGGTGGCCGGGGCGATCGGCGTGACCGCGCGCATCGGCTGGGGCCGCGTCATGGGGCGTGGGGTGGCGGCCCCGGCGCTGTTGCTCGTCTTGGCGCTGACGGCGCTGGCCGGTGCCGGAGCGTTCTTCGCCGCGCACGTGACGGGCGCGGCGGCCCTCTTGTGGCTCGCCGTGGCACTGCACGGTGCGAGCGCCTTGGGCGTCTCGGTGGTGTTGATGGCGGCGCTGCTGCGGAGCATCCCGGCCGGGTCCATGGCCTCGGCGAGCGGGCGCGTCTCCGCGGGGATGTTCGCCGGGTTCACTTTGGGCCCGCTGATCATGGGCGCCCTGCTGGGCTCGCCCGGCGGATTCGCGGCCGGTTGGATTGCCGTCGCCGTGGCCTACGCGGCCTGTGCCGGGTTGGCGGGCTACTTGCTGGTGCGCCGGCGGCGCCGCCTCAACGGCTAG
- a CDS encoding HpcH/HpaI aldolase/citrate lyase family protein, translating to MSLRNRRAAALPAKLSRSWLLVNAAKPEQFAPALASEADSVIFDMEAAVPDDAKDAAREHVVDALNNGMTAWVRVNAIYTDFWAEDLAALSKTKGLRGVMLAMSEKPEQVAYTAMRLQAGTPVLALIESAVGIENATAIASAPGTFRLAFGTNDFRKDTGVSDDPMGLAYARGKLVVASRVGRLPGPIDGPSAATAGPEQVHADGEITAKMGMTGKLALTATQVEDVNKALSPSEDELHWAKDLLDAHAAGGAIGDGSYLPRLARAQKIADLAESYGLWNA from the coding sequence ATGTCCTTGCGTAATCGTCGCGCGGCAGCGTTGCCCGCTAAGTTGTCCCGCTCTTGGTTGCTGGTGAACGCGGCCAAACCCGAGCAGTTCGCGCCGGCCCTCGCGTCCGAGGCGGACTCCGTGATCTTCGATATGGAAGCTGCGGTGCCGGACGATGCGAAGGACGCCGCGCGCGAGCACGTGGTGGACGCCCTCAACAACGGCATGACGGCCTGGGTGCGCGTCAACGCCATCTACACCGACTTCTGGGCCGAGGACCTCGCGGCCCTGTCCAAGACCAAGGGCCTGCGCGGCGTCATGCTGGCCATGAGCGAGAAGCCGGAGCAGGTCGCCTACACCGCCATGCGCTTGCAGGCGGGCACGCCGGTGCTCGCGCTGATCGAGTCCGCCGTGGGCATCGAAAACGCGACGGCGATCGCCTCCGCCCCGGGCACCTTCCGCCTGGCGTTTGGCACCAACGACTTCCGCAAGGACACCGGCGTCTCCGATGACCCGATGGGCCTGGCCTACGCCCGCGGCAAGCTGGTGGTCGCGTCCCGCGTGGGCCGGCTGCCCGGCCCCATCGATGGCCCCTCCGCGGCGACGGCCGGCCCGGAGCAGGTGCACGCCGACGGCGAAATCACGGCCAAGATGGGCATGACGGGCAAGCTGGCGCTCACCGCCACGCAGGTGGAGGACGTGAACAAGGCCCTCTCGCCGAGCGAGGACGAGCTCCACTGGGCCAAGGACCTGCTGGACGCCCACGCGGCCGGCGGCGCCATCGGCGACGGCTCCTACCTGCCCCGCCTGGCCCGTGCCCAGAAAATTGCCGACCTCGCGGAGTCCTACGGCCTCTGGAACGCCTAG
- a CDS encoding MDR family MFS transporter, with the protein MTTTAEPQTHGGKKHLGMIFAALVVAMLLASLNQTVLATALPTMVGELNGVEHMAWVITAFILASTVMMPIYGKLGDMYGRKHLLIGAIAVFVGGSVMGALAQDMNLLIAARAVQGIGGGGLIILSQAIIADVVPARERGKYMGIMGGVFAVSSVAGPLLGGWLTEGPGWRWAFWINVPIGLVAIVAAAVLIHLPKPPAEGRGRIDYAGMALLAAATTAIVLIATWGGGTYAWSDPVILWLIGIAVVSVALFIWVESRAAEPVIPLMLFRNRNFNLVTVAGLAVGIMMFGALGYMPTYLQMVTGFGAAEAGLLMIPMMGVMLCTSIIVGRRVSATGRYKRYMVVGSLVIGAGLAGLSTVHADTPIVMVCLFLGVMGLGLGSTMQNLTLVAQNSFALRFVGTATASVNYFRQVGATLGSAIVGSLFASRLTSELASKLPPEAASAGATGSSLTPELVTSLPEPLHTLIVEAYNHALMPLFMWIAPLSIVAFVLLCFLQEKELATKLER; encoded by the coding sequence ATGACCACCACCGCAGAGCCGCAGACCCACGGCGGCAAAAAACACCTCGGCATGATCTTCGCCGCGCTCGTCGTCGCCATGCTCTTGGCCTCGCTGAACCAGACGGTGCTCGCCACGGCGCTGCCCACCATGGTGGGCGAGCTCAACGGCGTCGAGCACATGGCCTGGGTGATCACGGCCTTCATCCTGGCCTCCACCGTGATGATGCCGATCTACGGCAAGCTCGGCGATATGTACGGGCGCAAGCACCTGCTGATCGGAGCGATCGCGGTGTTCGTGGGAGGTTCCGTCATGGGCGCGCTCGCGCAGGACATGAACCTGCTGATTGCCGCCCGCGCCGTGCAGGGCATCGGAGGCGGCGGGCTGATCATTCTCTCCCAGGCCATCATCGCCGACGTGGTCCCTGCCCGCGAGCGCGGCAAGTACATGGGCATCATGGGCGGCGTGTTTGCGGTGTCCTCCGTGGCCGGTCCGCTCCTCGGCGGGTGGCTCACGGAAGGCCCCGGATGGCGGTGGGCCTTCTGGATCAATGTGCCCATCGGCCTCGTGGCGATCGTCGCCGCCGCCGTGCTCATTCACCTGCCGAAGCCTCCGGCGGAGGGGCGCGGCCGGATTGACTACGCGGGTATGGCGCTGCTGGCGGCGGCCACCACGGCCATCGTCCTCATCGCGACCTGGGGCGGCGGCACGTACGCGTGGAGCGATCCCGTGATCCTCTGGCTGATCGGCATCGCCGTGGTGAGCGTGGCCCTGTTCATCTGGGTGGAGTCCCGTGCGGCGGAACCGGTCATCCCGCTCATGCTGTTCCGCAACCGCAACTTCAACCTCGTCACCGTGGCGGGCCTCGCCGTGGGCATCATGATGTTTGGCGCGCTGGGCTACATGCCCACCTACCTGCAGATGGTCACGGGATTTGGCGCCGCGGAGGCGGGCCTGCTGATGATCCCGATGATGGGCGTGATGCTCTGCACCTCCATCATCGTTGGCCGCCGGGTCTCGGCCACGGGACGTTACAAGCGCTACATGGTGGTCGGGTCCCTCGTCATCGGCGCCGGACTGGCCGGCCTGTCCACGGTGCACGCCGACACTCCCATCGTCATGGTCTGCCTCTTCCTCGGCGTCATGGGCCTGGGCCTCGGCTCCACGATGCAGAACCTGACGCTCGTGGCGCAGAACTCCTTCGCGCTGCGGTTCGTGGGCACCGCCACCGCGTCGGTGAACTACTTCCGCCAGGTGGGCGCCACCCTCGGCTCGGCGATTGTTGGCTCCCTCTTCGCGAGCCGGCTGACGTCGGAGCTAGCCAGCAAGCTGCCACCGGAGGCCGCGTCCGCCGGCGCCACGGGCAGTTCCCTGACCCCGGAGCTGGTGACGAGCCTGCCGGAGCCGCTGCACACGCTGATCGTCGAGGCCTATAACCACGCGCTCATGCCGCTGTTCATGTGGATTGCTCCGCTGTCCATCGTGGCCTTCGTTCTCCTGTGCTTCCTGCAGGAGAAGGAGCTGGCCACCAAGCTGGAGCGCTAA